A part of Acidobacteriota bacterium genomic DNA contains:
- the ptsP gene encoding phosphoenolpyruvate--protein phosphotransferase yields the protein MKRVPEERFEGIGVCPGVAIGGAFLVDDPRGRVVRVFLPKEKLEAEIFRFRDAARAAQVQVKKDIERVRTALGSDHAYILEAHLLMLEDRTLGRQIENFIRVNHANAEWAVRDVTQHLLEVYGQIEDDYLRERGSDIEDVAYRIIKILSGKQQRSLNELANNSIIVADDLLPSVAADLNPRNVLGFVTSIGGWTSHTAIIARSVGIPAVVGVRGINERVRSGETTIIDGTAGTVILNPSPETLIFYTEELQRQQQQTIFDIEERELPAITVDNHEIRLRANIELIEEIEAYRKFNAAGVGLYRSEFLYAQAESGLPTEEEQYEAYKFLAEMVGEEGAVIRTFDLGGDKLHLEGFKSERNPALGLRAIRLSLRNEPIFRTQVKAILRAASHGNLKILLPFVSNVDEVRQAKSVIASVERELRTEKVPHEEDIEIGVMIEVPAAVMMAEALAREADFFSLGTNDLIQSLLAVDRGNEHVSSLFDPMHPAVLRAIKWVADAAIKMQIPVNLCGEMASNPAQVILLLGLGLRDLSMTPNAIPAIRRLVRSTKLSDAEHFAAHAISLNTPAEVRHYVQAHLTELGSEFLTVAHIG from the coding sequence ATGAAAAGAGTCCCCGAAGAAAGATTCGAAGGTATTGGCGTTTGCCCAGGCGTCGCCATTGGTGGCGCGTTTCTGGTTGACGATCCGCGGGGACGCGTCGTTCGCGTGTTCCTGCCCAAGGAAAAGCTGGAAGCGGAAATTTTCCGCTTCCGCGATGCCGCGCGCGCCGCCCAGGTACAGGTCAAAAAAGACATCGAGCGTGTTCGTACGGCGCTCGGTTCCGATCACGCCTACATTCTGGAAGCTCATTTGTTGATGTTGGAAGACCGCACGCTCGGTCGCCAGATCGAAAATTTCATTCGCGTCAACCACGCCAACGCCGAATGGGCCGTGCGCGATGTGACCCAGCACTTGCTGGAAGTGTACGGACAGATCGAAGACGATTACCTGCGCGAACGCGGCAGCGACATTGAAGACGTCGCGTACCGCATCATCAAAATCCTTTCCGGCAAACAACAGCGCAGCCTGAACGAACTGGCCAACAATTCGATCATTGTTGCCGATGACTTGTTGCCGTCGGTGGCGGCGGATTTGAACCCGCGCAACGTGTTGGGATTTGTCACCAGCATTGGCGGGTGGACTTCGCATACGGCGATCATTGCCCGCAGCGTTGGCATTCCGGCGGTGGTTGGGGTTCGCGGCATCAACGAACGGGTTCGCTCCGGCGAAACGACCATCATTGACGGTACAGCGGGCACGGTGATTTTGAATCCTTCGCCGGAAACGCTGATCTTTTACACGGAAGAGCTCCAACGCCAGCAGCAACAAACGATTTTTGACATCGAAGAACGCGAACTCCCGGCGATCACCGTGGACAACCACGAAATCCGGCTGCGCGCCAACATCGAATTGATTGAAGAGATTGAAGCCTACCGAAAATTCAATGCCGCCGGAGTCGGGTTGTATCGTTCGGAATTTCTGTACGCGCAAGCCGAATCCGGATTGCCGACCGAAGAAGAGCAATACGAAGCCTACAAATTCCTGGCGGAAATGGTCGGCGAAGAAGGCGCGGTCATCAGAACCTTTGATCTGGGCGGCGACAAATTGCACTTGGAAGGCTTCAAATCCGAACGCAATCCGGCATTGGGACTTCGGGCGATTCGGTTGTCCCTGCGCAACGAACCGATCTTTCGCACGCAAGTCAAGGCCATTTTGCGTGCCGCTTCGCACGGCAACCTGAAGATTCTGTTGCCGTTCGTTTCCAACGTGGATGAAGTCCGGCAGGCCAAAAGCGTCATCGCCAGTGTCGAACGCGAATTGCGGACGGAAAAAGTTCCGCACGAAGAAGACATTGAAATCGGTGTGATGATCGAAGTTCCTGCCGCCGTGATGATGGCTGAAGCCTTGGCGCGCGAAGCAGACTTTTTCAGTTTGGGGACGAACGACCTGATTCAAAGTTTGTTGGCGGTGGATCGTGGAAACGAACACGTCAGTTCGCTGTTTGACCCGATGCACCCGGCGGTGTTGCGCGCCATCAAATGGGTGGCCGACGCCGCTATCAAAATGCAGATTCCCGTCAATCTTTGCGGGGAGATGGCTTCTAACCCGGCTCAGGTGATTTTATTGCTCGGCTTGGGGTTACGGGATTTGAGCATGACGCCCAACGCCATTCCTGCCATCCGACGTCTGGTTCGTTCGACCAAATTGTCAGATGCCGAACATTTTGCCGCCCACGCCATTTCGCTGAACACGCCCGCCGAAGTGCGACATTATGTGCAAGCGCATCTTACCGAACTCGGCTCGGAGTTTTTGACTGTCGCCCATATCGGATAG
- a CDS encoding transcription initiation protein, translating to MEIPEGFEITPEIIQGIIQKYNDWADKLQKSGHLLSLNKLREEPGKNIRGIGADQVVTDGPYAETKEIIGGYWIIQAADYAEAVKLASDCPSLEFGSRVEVREVEDLSSYAG from the coding sequence ATGGAAATTCCGGAAGGGTTTGAAATCACGCCGGAAATCATTCAGGGGATCATTCAGAAATACAACGATTGGGCGGATAAACTTCAGAAATCCGGCCATCTGTTGAGTTTGAACAAACTCCGTGAAGAACCCGGCAAGAACATTCGCGGAATCGGCGCAGATCAGGTTGTGACCGACGGCCCATACGCCGAAACCAAGGAAATCATCGGCGGGTACTGGATCATTCAGGCAGCCGATTACGCCGAAGCCGTCAAGTTGGCTTCGGATTGCCCCAGCCTGGAATTCGGCAGTCGCGTCGAAGTCCGCGAGGTCGAAGATTTGTCTTCCTATGCAGGCTGA